One window of the Novipirellula caenicola genome contains the following:
- a CDS encoding class II aldolase/adducin family protein, translating into MNSNATLQELISLSQFLGDERRQLAILGEGNTSAKIDDKTFFVKASGSCLETLSEDDLVACHFAPLLEMLGNDELSDQQIEDQLFACRVDPKSKKPSVETLFHAYLLSLPGIEYVGHTHSVTVNQILCSPLAEQFATRKLFPDEIVCCGPQSVLVPYTDPGLKLSQVIREKCQKFIDEFGAPPRVILLQNHGLITLGKTPGAVKAAMLMAHKSAEIFVGAAALGGPTFLEPDDVDRIANRIDEHYRQRALKL; encoded by the coding sequence ATGAACTCAAACGCAACCTTACAAGAACTGATTTCGCTGTCGCAGTTCCTCGGCGACGAGCGTCGACAATTGGCGATCCTTGGTGAAGGCAACACGTCGGCCAAGATTGACGACAAGACGTTTTTCGTCAAAGCCAGCGGCAGTTGCTTGGAAACGCTCAGCGAAGACGACCTGGTTGCATGTCATTTTGCTCCGCTGCTTGAAATGCTCGGTAACGACGAGTTGAGCGACCAACAGATCGAAGACCAATTGTTTGCTTGCCGTGTCGACCCCAAGTCGAAAAAGCCGTCGGTCGAAACGCTGTTCCATGCCTACCTGTTGTCGTTACCAGGGATCGAGTACGTCGGGCATACTCACAGCGTCACGGTGAACCAGATTTTGTGTTCGCCGTTGGCGGAGCAATTCGCCACGCGAAAGCTGTTCCCCGACGAGATCGTTTGTTGCGGTCCCCAATCGGTGTTGGTGCCGTACACGGATCCTGGACTCAAGCTGTCGCAAGTCATTCGCGAGAAGTGTCAAAAATTCATCGACGAATTCGGAGCCCCACCAAGAGTGATCCTGCTGCAGAACCATGGGCTGATCACGCTTGGCAAAACGCCGGGTGCGGTCAAAGCCGCGATGTTGATGGCTCACAAATCGGCCGAAATCTTTGTTGGTGCCGCGGCACTTGGCGGACCGACGTTCCTAGAACCTGACGACGTGGACCGGATTGCCAACCGGATCGACGAACATTATCGCCAACGTGCGCTGAAACTATAA
- a CDS encoding response regulator transcription factor has translation MDKLIRVMLVEDNVEYREVIRLALQQETDIELVSQFGTSEIGLRSLQQASESELPDLILLDLRLPGMDGLESLPRFRQSAPQAKIIILTQSNQQQDVLRAIALGASGYLLKSARLSEITEGIRMVAQGGASLDKGVAMYLLESLQQKQSKSDANNLLTDRELEILTLMADGFVKKEIAARLKIGYSTVDTHVAHIYEKLQVTNGPSAVNRAHRLGIFS, from the coding sequence TGGATAAATTGATTCGTGTCATGTTGGTCGAAGACAACGTGGAATACCGCGAGGTCATTCGGTTGGCGTTACAGCAAGAAACCGATATTGAGTTGGTCAGCCAATTTGGGACCTCTGAGATCGGATTGCGGTCGCTACAGCAAGCATCGGAATCGGAACTTCCCGATCTGATTCTGCTCGATCTGCGGCTGCCCGGAATGGACGGGCTGGAATCACTTCCCCGGTTTCGCCAGTCAGCGCCGCAGGCGAAGATCATCATTTTGACTCAATCCAATCAACAGCAAGACGTGCTGCGAGCAATCGCATTGGGGGCGTCCGGCTATCTGTTGAAATCGGCAAGGCTAAGCGAAATTACCGAGGGGATTCGCATGGTCGCCCAAGGCGGAGCGTCGCTTGATAAAGGTGTGGCGATGTATTTGTTGGAATCGTTGCAACAGAAGCAAAGCAAGAGTGATGCAAACAACCTGCTAACCGATCGAGAGCTTGAGATTTTGACGTTGATGGCCGACGGTTTCGTCAAAAAGGAAATCGCAGCACGACTAAAAATTGGCTATAGCACGGTCGATACCCATGTCGCCCATATCTACGAAAAACTGCAAGTGACCAATGGGCCATCCGCGGTGAATCGAGCTCATCGCCTGGGGATTTTTTCTTAG
- a CDS encoding rhamnulokinase family protein produces the protein MEKHYIACDLGAESGRVILGTLRDGRLTLEEIHRFANGATKIQNSLRWNITRIFDELKQGLRMVAARGVTASGMSVDSWGVDYVLFNDRQPMLGLPYQYRDARTERTYAAALEKPGREVIFAETGIQFMAINTLYHLIADVNENSDLLQIADQFLNIADYLNYLFCGVGRAEVSLASTTQLYNPTTGQWSAELIQQFKLPEKIFPPIVASGTRLGPLLTEVRDETGLAPVEVIATCSHDTGAAVAAVPAEGDDWAYLSSGTWSLIGIELPDPRINNDVLAENFTNEAGLNGTTRFLKNIVGLWLLQESRRSWARQGQSLDYAEINQLAEQAEPFRSLINPDDPRFMSPADMPTAIDSYCQETNQPVPETPGQYARCILESLALLYGRTLDTVQRLTGRQISKLHIVGGGSQSTLLNQLAANATGRTVYAGPVEATAIGNVLIQAMAMGDLESLSELRGVVHDSFTIATYKPESSELWEQTRQRFTELVRGGK, from the coding sequence ATGGAAAAACATTACATCGCCTGCGACTTGGGCGCCGAGAGTGGACGTGTCATCTTGGGCACGCTCCGCGACGGACGCTTGACACTCGAAGAGATTCATCGCTTCGCAAACGGCGCGACGAAGATTCAAAATTCGCTGCGTTGGAACATCACCCGGATCTTTGACGAACTCAAGCAAGGTCTGCGGATGGTGGCCGCTCGAGGCGTAACGGCATCCGGCATGAGTGTCGATTCGTGGGGCGTCGATTATGTGTTGTTCAATGATCGCCAACCGATGTTGGGGCTGCCCTATCAATATCGTGACGCACGGACCGAACGAACCTATGCGGCTGCATTAGAGAAACCGGGTCGTGAGGTGATCTTTGCCGAAACCGGCATCCAATTTATGGCGATCAACACGCTGTATCACCTGATCGCCGATGTGAACGAAAACTCCGATCTGTTGCAGATCGCGGACCAGTTTCTAAACATCGCCGACTACTTGAACTATCTGTTTTGTGGTGTCGGGCGTGCCGAGGTGAGCTTGGCCAGCACCACGCAGCTGTACAATCCCACCACAGGCCAATGGTCCGCCGAGCTCATCCAGCAATTTAAATTGCCTGAGAAAATTTTTCCCCCGATCGTTGCCTCGGGGACTCGGCTTGGCCCCTTGCTTACCGAGGTACGTGACGAGACCGGATTGGCGCCTGTCGAAGTGATTGCGACGTGTTCGCACGACACCGGGGCTGCGGTCGCAGCGGTGCCGGCGGAGGGGGACGATTGGGCCTATCTGAGTTCGGGAACGTGGTCGTTGATCGGTATCGAATTGCCGGATCCTCGGATCAACAATGACGTTCTCGCGGAAAACTTCACCAACGAAGCCGGACTCAACGGTACCACGCGTTTCCTCAAGAACATCGTCGGGCTGTGGTTATTGCAGGAATCACGGCGAAGCTGGGCAAGGCAGGGGCAATCGCTCGACTACGCTGAAATCAACCAGCTTGCCGAACAAGCCGAGCCGTTTCGTTCGCTGATCAATCCGGATGACCCTCGATTCATGAGTCCCGCGGACATGCCGACGGCGATCGATTCGTATTGCCAAGAAACCAATCAACCGGTCCCTGAAACTCCTGGACAATACGCTCGCTGTATCCTCGAGAGCTTGGCATTATTGTACGGACGGACACTCGATACGGTGCAGAGATTGACCGGTCGCCAGATTTCGAAGCTGCACATTGTCGGCGGAGGCAGCCAAAGCACGCTGCTAAACCAATTGGCGGCCAACGCCACCGGCCGTACAGTGTATGCTGGCCCCGTCGAGGCGACGGCGATCGGTAATGTATTGATCCAGGCGATGGCGATGGGCGATTTGGAATCGCTGAGCGAACTCCGCGGCGTGGTTCACGATTCGTTTACGATTGCTACCTATAAACCCGAGTCCTCGGAGTTGTGGGAGCAGACACGACAGCGTTTTACCGAATTGGTACGCGGTGGAAAATAA
- the mqo gene encoding malate dehydrogenase (quinone), which translates to MYIDHPDVILIGSGIMSANLGAMLKRLRPELKIQLFEVSEELAQESSNAWNNAGTGHAGICELSYTPDRNPDGSVDVSNAISIFEQFEQSRQFWGHAVAEGMIDSPHEFINPVPHISFVHGQEQVDFLKARYEAMSSHHFFADMEFSTDRDTIRQWAPLLVNGRDSTPIAATRMTSGTDVNFGSLSRKLIQWLADQEGCGVATHHRVSDLHRTAHGWDVTVRDLTRKQTFKTSAKFVFIGAGGGSLPLLQKSGIPESKGFGGFPIGGQWLVCDDPAIVAQHQAKVYGQAQDEAPTMAVPHLDTRVIDGKKAILFGPFAAWTTRFLKDQGHITDLPFSIRPDNIASLLKVGAYNLPLVKYLVQQGLQSMASRMKLLRTFYPEAQTNDWRLVDAGIRVQAIKRQDGEAGIVHYGTEIVTDKDNTIAALLGASPGASVSVSLMLQVIQNCLPDLLETPQAANTMKQLIPSYDESLQSPSAIQRFKQLHTTSEHQLQLQSS; encoded by the coding sequence ATGTATATCGACCATCCCGATGTCATTCTGATCGGCAGTGGCATTATGTCCGCCAATCTCGGCGCGATGCTCAAGCGGTTGCGTCCCGAGCTGAAGATTCAACTTTTCGAAGTCTCTGAAGAACTCGCTCAAGAAAGCTCGAACGCCTGGAACAATGCGGGCACCGGTCATGCCGGGATCTGTGAATTGAGCTATACGCCCGACCGCAACCCCGATGGTTCCGTGGACGTATCGAACGCGATTTCGATTTTTGAACAGTTCGAACAATCGCGACAATTTTGGGGTCACGCCGTCGCCGAGGGGATGATTGATTCGCCGCACGAGTTCATCAACCCGGTCCCTCACATCAGCTTTGTTCATGGGCAGGAACAGGTCGACTTTTTGAAGGCCCGTTACGAAGCCATGTCGTCGCATCATTTCTTTGCCGACATGGAATTTTCGACCGACCGTGACACCATTCGGCAATGGGCTCCGCTGCTGGTCAATGGACGCGATTCCACTCCGATCGCTGCCACACGAATGACCTCGGGAACGGACGTCAACTTTGGATCGCTGTCGCGAAAATTGATCCAGTGGTTGGCCGATCAAGAGGGCTGTGGCGTGGCGACTCACCATCGCGTCAGCGACCTTCACCGCACCGCCCACGGTTGGGACGTCACGGTCCGAGACCTCACACGCAAGCAGACGTTCAAGACCTCGGCAAAATTTGTTTTCATTGGCGCCGGCGGTGGCAGCCTGCCTTTGCTGCAAAAATCGGGTATTCCCGAAAGCAAAGGTTTTGGTGGATTTCCAATCGGCGGCCAGTGGTTGGTGTGTGACGATCCGGCAATCGTCGCTCAGCATCAAGCCAAGGTGTATGGACAAGCACAAGACGAAGCACCGACGATGGCGGTCCCGCATCTGGACACCCGAGTCATTGATGGCAAGAAAGCGATCCTGTTCGGCCCGTTTGCGGCTTGGACCACCCGTTTTCTCAAAGACCAAGGTCATATTACTGATTTGCCCTTCTCGATCCGTCCCGACAATATCGCATCGCTATTGAAAGTGGGCGCCTACAACCTGCCGTTGGTCAAGTACTTGGTCCAACAAGGGCTTCAAAGTATGGCCAGCCGGATGAAGCTGCTGCGGACGTTTTACCCTGAGGCTCAAACCAACGATTGGCGATTGGTCGACGCGGGCATCCGCGTCCAAGCGATCAAACGTCAAGACGGCGAAGCGGGCATCGTTCACTACGGCACCGAGATCGTGACGGACAAAGACAACACGATTGCGGCGTTATTAGGAGCGTCGCCCGGAGCCTCGGTTTCGGTGTCGCTGATGCTGCAGGTCATCCAAAACTGCTTGCCTGATTTGCTTGAAACGCCGCAAGCCGCCAACACGATGAAGCAGTTGATTCCGTCGTATGATGAATCGCTGCAATCCCCTTCGGCAATCCAGCGGTTCAAGCAGCTTCACACGACCAGCGAACACCAGCTGCAACTGCAATCCAGCTGA
- a CDS encoding DNA-binding transcriptional regulator, which translates to MKQKLRPQIALLVEASRAYGRELLRGVSHFARTQVNWSLLHEEMLLDSAMPDWMTNTRIDGVIARVDTHTIEPLRKLNVPMVDVRCNRKFTGVPQVETDNRRVAELALEHLWNRGFRRFAFCGFRFASYSETRLDYFRELVTQAGCPFEFYQSEGKPGTPLMGLERADVKDMERMSEWLRTLQRPTGLFVCNDIRGQQVLNACRKADIAVPDDIGVIGVDDDDAICLMCDPPLTSVRPDASRVGYRAAELLHEMLNGLQPESEIEFIPPTAVSERLSTEVVAVDDIELAKVCRFIRLHACDGINVNDVTQSTSLSRRQLERRFREVLGRTPHEQIMATQIERTKQLLRETDMTLEQLAPRAGYSHKESLCAVFKRETGQTPGDYRAKHQVDNRK; encoded by the coding sequence ATGAAGCAGAAATTACGCCCTCAAATCGCTCTCCTTGTCGAGGCGTCTCGTGCCTACGGGCGGGAATTGCTTCGTGGAGTTTCCCATTTCGCTCGAACGCAAGTCAATTGGTCGCTGCTGCACGAAGAGATGTTGCTCGATTCGGCGATGCCGGATTGGATGACCAACACGCGGATCGATGGCGTGATTGCTCGAGTCGATACGCATACGATCGAGCCGCTGCGAAAATTGAATGTGCCGATGGTCGATGTTCGCTGCAATCGAAAATTTACAGGCGTTCCCCAAGTCGAAACCGACAATCGACGTGTTGCCGAATTGGCGCTCGAGCATCTTTGGAATCGCGGATTTCGTCGCTTTGCGTTTTGTGGGTTTCGGTTTGCGTCGTATTCCGAAACGCGGCTGGACTATTTTCGCGAACTCGTCACCCAGGCGGGCTGTCCGTTCGAGTTCTATCAATCCGAAGGAAAACCGGGCACTCCGCTGATGGGGCTTGAACGCGCCGATGTCAAAGACATGGAGCGGATGTCCGAGTGGCTGCGGACGCTTCAACGCCCCACTGGTTTATTTGTTTGTAACGACATCCGCGGACAACAGGTGCTCAACGCATGTCGCAAAGCCGATATTGCCGTTCCTGATGACATTGGTGTCATCGGTGTCGATGATGATGACGCGATTTGTTTGATGTGCGATCCACCTCTGACCAGCGTCCGGCCGGATGCATCGCGGGTCGGTTATCGTGCCGCAGAACTGCTGCACGAAATGCTGAACGGGTTGCAACCCGAATCCGAGATCGAGTTCATCCCGCCGACGGCAGTTTCCGAGCGTTTGTCGACCGAAGTGGTCGCAGTCGATGATATCGAGCTTGCAAAAGTTTGCCGATTCATTCGTCTGCACGCTTGCGACGGGATCAACGTCAACGATGTCACCCAATCAACATCGCTGTCGCGGCGGCAATTGGAACGTCGTTTTCGTGAGGTGTTGGGCCGTACGCCTCACGAACAAATCATGGCAACGCAAATCGAGCGGACCAAACAATTGCTTCGCGAAACCGACATGACACTCGAACAGCTCGCACCCAGGGCCGGTTACAGCCATAAAGAAAGTTTGTGTGCCGTTTTTAAACGCGAAACCGGTCAGACGCCCGGTGATTATCGTGCGAAACACCAAGTGGATAATCGCAAGTGA
- a CDS encoding class II aldolase/adducin family protein, with translation MTAKRHLIHPRDEIMQTMDRIYRYRMTTTSGGNLSIRDEAGDIWISPARVDKGNLTRKDIVCVKADGTVDGLHPPSSEFPFHKAIYEARPDIRAIVHAHPVALVAFSICRQTPNTRLFHQAHSVCGQLGFAPYACPGSEQLGANIAATFAEGCDSVILENHGVVVGGESLARAFERFEAFEFAGKTLVKASQLGKVRFLDDAHLQQAADRGVDFDSYEPATATPKEQELRRQLCEFVRRGCRQRLLISTEGSFSARLDHESFLITPTQKDRELLNVEDLVLVSGNRREAGKLASRAARAHQAIYEKHPSVQAIVFAHPVNATAFSTTDSQFDVRTIPESYVFLRDVRRVPYGIQYRDDKQLAGYISESMPAAILENDGVIVTGRSVLDTFDRLEVLESTAEAVINAKAIGEVASMPDSVIDELKAAFNLT, from the coding sequence ATGACTGCGAAACGCCATTTGATTCACCCTCGCGATGAGATTATGCAAACGATGGATCGTATCTATCGATATCGCATGACCACCACATCGGGCGGCAATCTATCGATCCGCGATGAAGCGGGTGACATCTGGATCTCACCGGCTCGTGTCGACAAAGGCAATCTGACTCGCAAGGACATCGTTTGCGTCAAAGCCGACGGAACCGTCGACGGGCTGCATCCGCCTTCCTCGGAGTTCCCGTTTCACAAGGCGATTTACGAAGCACGTCCCGACATTCGTGCGATCGTCCACGCCCATCCGGTGGCGTTGGTCGCGTTCAGTATTTGCCGTCAAACGCCAAACACGCGGTTGTTCCACCAAGCCCATTCGGTTTGTGGGCAACTTGGTTTTGCGCCGTATGCGTGTCCCGGAAGCGAGCAGCTCGGCGCCAACATCGCCGCCACGTTTGCCGAAGGGTGCGACAGTGTGATCTTGGAAAATCACGGCGTTGTGGTCGGTGGTGAATCGTTGGCCCGCGCGTTTGAGCGATTTGAAGCATTTGAATTTGCCGGCAAAACGCTGGTCAAAGCATCACAGCTTGGCAAAGTCCGCTTCCTTGACGACGCCCACCTGCAACAAGCGGCCGATCGAGGAGTCGATTTCGACTCGTACGAACCGGCTACGGCAACGCCCAAGGAACAAGAACTGCGTCGCCAGTTGTGCGAGTTTGTCCGCCGCGGTTGTCGTCAACGCTTGCTGATCAGCACCGAAGGCAGTTTCTCGGCGCGGCTTGATCATGAATCGTTCTTGATCACGCCGACTCAAAAGGACCGAGAACTGCTCAATGTCGAGGACCTTGTTCTCGTCAGCGGGAATCGTCGCGAAGCCGGCAAACTCGCCAGTCGAGCCGCGCGTGCTCATCAGGCGATTTACGAAAAACATCCCTCCGTTCAAGCAATCGTGTTCGCGCATCCGGTCAACGCGACGGCGTTTAGTACAACCGATTCGCAGTTTGATGTGCGAACGATTCCGGAAAGTTATGTTTTCCTTCGCGATGTCCGCCGCGTCCCCTACGGCATCCAATATCGCGACGATAAACAGTTGGCTGGCTACATCTCCGAATCCATGCCCGCTGCGATTCTCGAAAACGACGGGGTCATCGTTACCGGACGCAGCGTATTGGATACCTTCGACCGACTGGAGGTACTCGAATCGACGGCCGAAGCGGTTATCAATGCGAAAGCGATTGGCGAAGTTGCATCGATGCCCGATAGCGTTATCGATGAACTGAAAGCCGCGTTCAATTTGACGTAG
- a CDS encoding aldehyde dehydrogenase family protein, with protein sequence MSVSTSNRLPEVAEFLSRGDLPSFVGGKDFPAASGKVVATLDPGSGEHLANIHDLDASEIDRAVEIAGEAFPAWAALSYDDRSAILLRLADAVEEHKPIIAQIEALDAGKIEAQAQGDVQNFVDTLRYFVKLAGQVEPRTKLDVEGYDAWTYKQPWGACAFIFPWNFPFLLIGWGISPALAAGNTVIIKPAEDTSMSAIYLARLAKKVGVPDGVINVVTGRGATAGAALTANPNIKRMSFTGSPEVGQLVGETCGRNLVPVKLELGGKGAAVVFDDVDVAETAEKLVGAITFHSGQVCCDATRWLVHRNIYDEFAERCVELMKNVRVGHPLDPSSEMGPVVNPKQRERVLGYLEKGQAQGAKCLCGGGEATVDGNDGNYIEPSLLAGSMDNVAAREEIFGPVAYLGVFDSEEEAIELVNDTQYGLANSVWTKDMDRAARVAESMVAGNSWINAHNVFAQGVPYGGVNKSGLGGGVLSVETLMDYYRSTSVVRPL encoded by the coding sequence ATGAGCGTTTCAACCAGCAATCGGCTTCCCGAAGTCGCAGAATTCCTCAGCCGCGGAGATCTACCTAGTTTTGTCGGCGGCAAAGATTTCCCTGCCGCATCGGGAAAGGTCGTGGCAACCTTGGATCCTGGTTCCGGCGAACATCTCGCTAACATTCACGATCTGGACGCATCGGAAATCGATCGTGCCGTCGAGATCGCTGGCGAAGCGTTTCCAGCTTGGGCCGCATTGTCGTACGACGACCGCAGCGCGATCCTGTTGCGTTTGGCCGACGCCGTTGAGGAACACAAACCGATCATTGCGCAAATCGAAGCACTCGACGCAGGAAAGATCGAAGCTCAAGCGCAAGGGGACGTGCAGAACTTTGTCGATACGTTGCGATACTTTGTCAAACTCGCTGGCCAAGTCGAACCCCGTACGAAGTTGGATGTCGAAGGCTACGACGCTTGGACTTACAAACAACCTTGGGGTGCATGTGCGTTCATTTTTCCGTGGAACTTTCCATTCCTGCTGATCGGCTGGGGGATTTCACCGGCACTTGCTGCTGGCAATACCGTCATTATCAAACCGGCCGAAGACACTTCGATGTCAGCGATCTATCTGGCTCGGTTGGCCAAGAAAGTCGGCGTGCCTGACGGCGTGATCAATGTCGTCACCGGACGAGGTGCCACCGCCGGTGCCGCGTTGACCGCCAATCCAAACATCAAACGAATGTCGTTCACCGGGTCCCCCGAAGTCGGCCAATTGGTCGGCGAAACATGCGGACGCAACTTGGTACCGGTCAAATTGGAACTCGGTGGCAAGGGAGCGGCAGTGGTATTCGATGACGTCGATGTCGCTGAAACCGCTGAGAAACTGGTTGGCGCGATCACGTTTCACTCGGGACAAGTCTGCTGTGATGCGACCCGTTGGTTGGTCCATCGCAATATCTATGACGAATTCGCCGAGCGTTGTGTTGAATTGATGAAGAACGTTCGCGTTGGCCATCCGCTGGATCCGTCAAGCGAGATGGGCCCCGTCGTCAATCCAAAGCAGCGTGAACGTGTCCTCGGCTACTTAGAAAAAGGCCAGGCTCAAGGAGCGAAGTGTCTTTGCGGAGGCGGTGAAGCCACCGTCGACGGAAACGACGGCAACTATATCGAGCCCTCCTTGTTAGCCGGTTCGATGGACAACGTCGCCGCTCGTGAAGAGATCTTCGGCCCGGTAGCCTATCTAGGCGTCTTCGATAGCGAAGAAGAAGCGATCGAATTGGTCAACGACACCCAGTACGGATTGGCCAATAGCGTGTGGACCAAAGACATGGACCGTGCCGCACGCGTCGCCGAGTCGATGGTCGCCGGCAACAGCTGGATCAACGCACACAACGTGTTCGCCCAAGGCGTTCCTTATGGTGGGGTGAACAAGAGCGGTCTAGGCGGCGGTGTGCTGTCGGTCGAAACGTTGATGGATTACTACCGCAGCACTTCAGTCGTCCGCCCGCTGTAA
- a CDS encoding L-fucose isomerase yields MADITTVWQGELPKIGIRPTIDGRLGGVRESLEEQTQALAQRVKTLLTENIRYPNGEPVQCVVANPCIGGVAEAAATEALFRRENVGVSLTVTPCWCYGSETMDMDPLRPKAVWGFNGTERPGAVYLAAVLAGHSQKGLPAFGIYGRDVQDAGDSVIPDDVQHKLLSFARCGLAVALMRGKAYLSMGGTSMGIAGSVVDQSFWEKWLGMRVEDIDMSEFIGRMQKDQFDPEEYEQALAWVKENCPEGKDYNAEDQVRSREQLDSEWSDSVKMALIARDLMVGNPRLTEMGLGEQAQGHQAIAAGFQGQRQWTDHFPNGDFLEAILNSSFDWNGKRAPYIVATENDALNGATMLFGHLLTNTAQIFADLRTYWSPDAIAGACDGYRPDGHAKDGLLHLINSGPATLDGTGQQEQDGQPTMKPFWEITDDEVQKCLQATTWHPSITEYFPGGGMSTRYRTRGGMPSTMTRINLIAGLGPALQIAEGYTVDLPDDVHDVLDQRTNPTWPTTWFAPTITGRGAFSSTYEVMNHWGANHCVLTAGHVGHLFITLASILRIPVYMHNVAEDRIFRPSTWNAFGTENRESADFRACETFGPLYGRQ; encoded by the coding sequence ATGGCGGACATCACTACCGTTTGGCAAGGCGAGCTACCTAAGATCGGTATCCGCCCCACGATCGATGGACGATTGGGGGGAGTGCGGGAATCGCTTGAAGAGCAAACGCAAGCCTTGGCTCAACGCGTCAAAACGCTGCTAACCGAAAACATCCGTTACCCCAATGGCGAACCGGTTCAGTGCGTGGTCGCGAACCCGTGTATCGGCGGTGTCGCCGAAGCGGCCGCGACCGAAGCGTTGTTTCGCCGCGAAAACGTGGGCGTGTCGCTGACCGTCACCCCATGTTGGTGTTACGGTTCGGAAACGATGGACATGGATCCACTGCGTCCCAAGGCGGTGTGGGGATTCAATGGCACCGAACGGCCAGGTGCGGTGTATTTGGCTGCGGTGTTGGCGGGTCACTCGCAAAAAGGATTGCCCGCCTTTGGAATCTACGGCCGTGACGTCCAGGACGCTGGCGATTCGGTGATCCCCGACGATGTGCAGCACAAATTGCTTAGCTTTGCCCGTTGCGGACTAGCCGTCGCGCTGATGCGAGGCAAAGCGTACCTTTCGATGGGTGGCACCTCGATGGGTATCGCGGGATCAGTCGTCGACCAAAGTTTCTGGGAAAAATGGCTGGGTATGCGGGTCGAAGACATCGACATGAGCGAGTTTATTGGCCGCATGCAAAAGGACCAATTTGATCCCGAGGAATATGAACAAGCATTGGCGTGGGTCAAGGAAAACTGCCCCGAAGGCAAAGATTACAACGCCGAGGATCAAGTTCGCAGCCGCGAACAACTCGACAGCGAATGGTCCGACAGCGTGAAGATGGCGTTGATCGCTCGTGACTTGATGGTCGGCAACCCTCGATTGACGGAAATGGGACTTGGCGAACAAGCTCAGGGGCATCAAGCGATCGCAGCCGGTTTTCAGGGCCAACGTCAATGGACCGATCATTTTCCCAATGGTGACTTCCTCGAAGCCATTTTGAACTCGTCCTTCGATTGGAACGGCAAACGGGCTCCCTACATCGTTGCCACTGAAAACGATGCGTTAAATGGCGCGACGATGCTGTTTGGCCACCTGTTGACCAACACGGCCCAGATCTTTGCCGACTTGCGGACGTACTGGAGCCCCGACGCGATCGCCGGTGCATGTGACGGTTACCGTCCCGATGGCCACGCCAAAGATGGGCTGCTGCACTTGATCAATTCGGGCCCAGCGACTCTCGATGGTACCGGGCAACAGGAACAAGACGGCCAACCGACGATGAAGCCGTTTTGGGAGATCACCGACGACGAAGTGCAGAAGTGTTTGCAGGCCACGACTTGGCATCCGTCGATCACGGAATACTTTCCCGGCGGCGGCATGAGCACCCGCTACCGCACTCGCGGTGGGATGCCGTCGACGATGACCCGTATCAACTTGATCGCAGGACTCGGCCCCGCACTTCAAATCGCCGAAGGCTACACCGTCGACCTTCCCGATGACGTCCATGATGTTTTGGACCAACGCACCAACCCGACGTGGCCGACGACCTGGTTCGCGCCAACGATCACCGGCCGCGGTGCGTTCTCTTCGACGTACGAAGTCATGAACCACTGGGGCGCCAATCACTGTGTCTTGACTGCCGGTCACGTCGGTCATTTGTTCATCACGTTGGCGTCGATACTACGGATCCCGGTTTACATGCACAACGTTGCCGAAGATCGCATTTTCCGTCCGAGCACTTGGAACGCCTTCGGCACCGAAAATCGTGAATCCGCTGATTTCCGTGCCTGCGAAACGTTCGGCCCGTTGTACGGGCGACAGTAA